The following DNA comes from Tepidamorphus gemmatus.
CCGGACGGCACGGTGATGCGCCAGTTCGGCGGGGTCATCGTCTCGAATGGCATCGCCTTCTCGCCCGACGGGCGCACCCTGCATTTCACGGACACGCGGCGATACATCAGCTGGGCCTTCGACCTCGATCTCGACGAGGGCACGCTGCGCAACCGCCGTGTCTTTGCCGACTTCACGCAGGGCCGCGACCGGCCCGACGGCGCCTGCGTCGATCAGGACGGTTGTCTCTGGATGGCGATCTTTGCGGGTGGCAGGATCGTGCGCCTCACCCCGGACGGGCGCATCGACCGCACGGTCGTACTGCCGGTAACCAATCCGACCTGCCTGTGCTTCGGCGGGGCCGACCTCAGCACCCTGTTCGTCACCACGGCGCGCAAGTTCCTGTCCGAGCAGCAGCTGGCCGCCGAGCCGCTGGCCGGCAGTCTGCTGGCGATCCACGGGCTTGGCCGTGGTCTGCCCGAGCATCGTTTCGGACCATGACACAAACCTCGACCCTGGGAGGATCCCGATGACTGGCACCATGACCCGACGCAGCCTTCTGATCGCCGTCGGCCTGAGTGCGGCAATGCCGCA
Coding sequences within:
- a CDS encoding SMP-30/gluconolactonase/LRE family protein; this encodes MPGTSTTPRIEVAFAARDRLGETPIWCDRTQRLWWVDIEDPTLHCLDPVTGVHWSEAHEGQYLGSCGLHRDGGLVLARDLSLVRRRDDGRLDQLAEVESGIDNRLNDGRVDARGRLWIGTMDNALHRPSGSLYRVDPDGTVMRQFGGVIVSNGIAFSPDGRTLHFTDTRRYISWAFDLDLDEGTLRNRRVFADFTQGRDRPDGACVDQDGCLWMAIFAGGRIVRLTPDGRIDRTVVLPVTNPTCLCFGGADLSTLFVTTARKFLSEQQLAAEPLAGSLLAIHGLGRGLPEHRFGP